In Hippocampus zosterae strain Florida chromosome 3, ASM2543408v3, whole genome shotgun sequence, a genomic segment contains:
- the LOC127598461 gene encoding receptor-type tyrosine-protein phosphatase beta-like isoform X3, with amino-acid sequence MDALLLLWLMAIYGMSVAHQSSTFSPSSRTQESSEVTRSTLRSPIASASQQVTFALSSTPRSAGTPERPNITPPPSTSDWQQTSKTIMSETSPWVPSDWPEISKTVKSKTPPSVTSEWSQTSKTMTSKTPPTDSSDWQQTSKWITSKTLLSATSDWPETSKTQMSETSALVTSDWPQTSKRITSETLPSAASDWPQKSKTIMSETPPPASSDWPQTSKMIMSETPPPDGSDWPQTSKMKMSETPPPARSDWPQTSRTIMSEAPLPAASDWPQTSKTIMSETPPPAGSDWPQTSKMIMSETPPPARSDWPQTSRTIMSEAPLPAVSDWTQTSETITPETPPSPHSDRPQTSKMIMWESLPSAKTITSKTLPSVMSDWPTTPESPSPGGSDWPRNATAITSDTPPQAASDWSQTSKTQPAPFSLTDRPVATVSTPPAALAATGATTSVVTNVAVHTSGSTSLAGSTIGSTSTAVAASSPAWTWASTSASLAFGTPGLPLTSNPISTPTTSPTSASAPVLSTPASRAPTTSVAPPTSPAGNVLAMVAMTMSSPSATEPKNRPSCSVTFTQVHVGVNRALLTFSSETLCGNFTAAASATLGNHLRVSECQPVAVTARNFTCAITQLRAGTAYHVSIASAINGPPARVEVHTVPDGVSALSAASLSDGSALRLHWMPPTGAWEKYSVLLRNGSSVLVNDSIGKLSRSYVFSAKDLGLVPGRVYGAEVTVRSGALANTARCRAQLAPGLVQQLRVYRAAETAVHLQWQSPRGEWDGFKAVIRGARPNSPAVQNLLPREATGCSFGELTPGQPYTVTVTTISGNLSSSASVNTWTTPSQVTGLQVGNSGSTESLSAQWEQASGDVDLYLVLLIHEGSVIKNQSVPADAFGLSFRDLRPGALYRVVVTSVRAGRPSRQTVAEGRTVPAAVGEVAVSNNGRTDFLSVSWRPALGEVDSYLVALRDRDKTLHTLVVSKSSHQCVFSSLVSGRLYNISVATCSGTFQNHTSVLERTQPSKVQNPTAIHGARDDFLKVYWRPASGDFDFYHVAIKHNNAVLQNQTVSGMRNECVFHGLVPGRLYTVVVATWSGNYEASASTHGRTFPAAVRSLHVARRTSQKLWVEWTAAPGDVDHYEVQLLFNDMKVFPPLTLGDDRGECLVSSLTPGRLYKVLVSTFSGPNQRTQFIEGRTVPSQVKNIQVSNGGDSSSLTVSWTPGQGDVDRYEVVLYKQNHRLDTRPVLRRQNQVTFGSLQPGQLYDVTVQAFSGDLSSNQTASGRTVPSAVTALRVENPVGTGSLQVTWREAAGVSDGYFLQLLDNKPGAVLANATLTAAVTQHTFDGLSPGRQYNVLVRTTSGGVQSLGVAAQARTSPAAATQLSIRSNTSTGLSFCWSRPAGDLDSYDVLLYGADEVLRERRRLGPSSLDCSFRGLTPGSAYKMVVVTRSGDLSNSSVIWAGTVPSAVTSLRAEAGDGCDRLRASWQRCQGGVSGYRLSLSAPDGSLRARERLGPEVTEFIFSGLTPGRLYRVEVLSLSGDLANAASVHARTAPKPPSSFLFGGVTNTSLEITWTAPADSDYDDFDVRWTPPDRGSVVNPYENRRSGSRIVRGMFPGRLYNFTLRTVSGASQAGDGAPPSYSLPIRRSIRTKPSPVVGLHCRPQSSTSISCSWAPPEADFDSYTVECLHEDSQSLVYSRRSGRRADGRPAAYVIDLLEPHKRYTVCVKVISDTSASEAARDSVVTMIDRPPVPPVSTRVDAVSALATESSILFHFNCSWFSDVNGAVKFFSVVVTESKGEDSVFPEQRHPLPSYADYMSNASIKSYQTSLFAGGSPAETCAYDITVGAGSDTLGGACDHPRARHKHQQHFCDGPLKPTTAYRLSVRAFTQVSDGVSPPLYADTFLSLPVRTATDPAGGLVGGIGAGVFVMVAVATLAALILYRRNARPKTVEESMSVNMCVRSERALPRGHLGVRGKRRHITSPINVADFERHYNKLQADAHFLLSEQYESLKDVGRNQTSDAALLPENRGKNRYNNILPYDSTRVKLSYVDDDLSSDYINASYIPGNNSRREYIATQGPLPGTKDDFWKMAWEQNARNVVMLTQCVEKGRVKCDRYWPAEREPLYYGDLIVHMTSESVLPEWTIREFNVCSEDDVRHVRTLRHFHFTVWPDHGVPDGTQSLVHFVRTVRDFVNRSPAGGPTIVHCSAGVGRTGTFVALDRLLQQLDTSDALDVYGCVWQLRMHRSHMLQTERQYAFVHQCISDVLRARSLIVYENVSLSQTLNGRP; translated from the exons aTGGACGCGCTTCTACTTTTGTGGTTGATGGCGATTTATGGGATGTCTGTTGCTC ACCAAAGTTCAACCTTCAGTCCTTCCTCAAGGACACAAGAAAGTTCAGAGGTGACAAGGTCAACTTTAAGGTCACCAATTGCGTCAGCATCCCAACAGGTGACCTTTGCCCTCTCGTCAACACCGAGGTCAGCTGGGACGCCTGAGCGCCCAAACATTACTCCGCCTCCGTCCACGTCTGACTGGCAGCAAACATCAAAAACGATCATGTCGGAAACTTCACCTTGGGTCCCATCCGATTGGCCGGAAATATCAAAAACTGTAAAATCCAAGACCCCGCCGTCGGTCACATCTGAATGGTcgcaaacatcaaagacaatgacATCCAAGACTCCACCCACGGACTCCTCTGACTGGCAGCAAACTTCGAAGTGGATAACGTCAAAGACTTTGCTTTCAGCAACATCTGATTGGCCAGAAACATCTAAAACGCAAATGTCAGAGACTTCAGCTTTGGTCACGTCTGATTGGCCACAAACATCAAAGAGGATAACATCGGAGACTTTGCCTTCGGCCGCATCTGATTGGCCACAAAAATCTAAGACGATAATGTCAGAAACTCCGCCTCCAGCCAGCTCTGATTGGCCGCAAACATCTAAGATGATAATGTCAGAGACTCCGCCTCCGGACGGCTCTGATTGGCCGCAAACATCTAAGATGAAAATGTCAGAGACTCCGCCTCCGGCCCGCTCTGATTGGCCGCAAACTTCCCGGACGATAATGTCAGAGGCTCCACTTCCGGCCGCATCTGATTGGCCACAGACGTCAAAGACTATAATGTCAGAGACTCCGCCTCCGGCCGGCTCTGATTGGCCACAAACATCTAAGATGATAATGTCAGAGACTCCGCCTCCAGCGCGCTCTGATTGGCCGCAAACTTCCCGGACGATAATGTCAGAGGCTCCGCTTCCGGCTGTGTCCGATTGGACGCAGACGTCAGAGACGATAACACCAGAGACTCCGCCTTCACCCCACTCCGATAGGCCGCAAACGTCAAAGATGATAATGTGGGAGTCTCTGCCTTCAGCTAAGACGATAACATCCAAGACTCTCCCTTCAGTCATGTCTGATTGGCCGACAACCCCGGAGAGTCCGTCTCCCGGTGGGTCTGACTGGCCGCGAAACGCCACGGCGATAACATCGGACACTCCACCACAGGCCGCGTCTGATTGGTCGCAAACGTCAAAGACGCAGCCGGCACCGTTCAGCTTGACTGACAGGCCGGTCGCGACGGTCTCGACTCctcccgccgcacttgccgcaaCTGGCGCCACCACCTCCGTTGTCACAAATGTTGCCGTTCACACCAGCGGGTCCACCTCCCTGGCCGGCAGCACGATTGGCTCTACTTCCACCGCCGTGGCCGCATCCAGTCCCGCCTGGACCTGGGCCAGCACTTCTGCCTCCCTTGCATTCGGCACTCCCGGCCTTCCTCTGACCTCTAACCCCATCTCCACTCCCACCACCTCGCCCACCTCCGCTTCCGCCCCCGTTCTGTCCACTCCCGCGAGTAGGGCTCCAACAACATCGGTAGCTCCGCCCACAAGCCCAGCAGGCAATGTGCTGGCaatggttgccatgacaatgaGCAGTCCTTCAGCAACTGAGCCAAAG AATCGGCCCAGCTGCTCGGTAACCTTCACACAGGTCCACGTCGGTGTGAATCGTGCACTGCTGACCTTCAGTTCGGAAACCTTGTGCGGCAACTTCACGGCAGCCGCGTCGGCCACGCTTGGCAACCACCTGAGGGTTAGCGAGTGCCAGCCGGTGGCAGTGACCGCTCGAAACTTTACCTGCGCCATCACGCAACTGCGGGCGGGAACGGCGTACCACGTCAGCATCGCCTCGGCCATCAACGGACCACCGGCACGAGTGGAGGTGCACACGG TTCCTGATGGGGTGTCGGCATTGTCCGCCGCCTCGCTTTCTGACGGCAGCGCCTTGCGTCTCCACTGGATGCCCCCTACTGGCGCCTGGGAGAAGTACAGTGTGTTGTTGCGCAACGGCTCGTCGGTTCTGGTCAATGACAGCATCGGGAAACTGAGCCGGAGCTACGTATTTTCCGCCAAGGATCTGGGCCTGGTGCCGGGTCGGGTCTACGGCGCCGAGGTCACGGTGCGCAGCGGTGCGCTGGCTAACACCGCCCGCTGCCGAGCACAACTGG CGCCCGGGCTAGTCCAGCAGCTACGCGTCTATCGTGCCGCGGAGACCGCCGTGCACCTCCAGTGGCAGTCGCCGCGGGGCGAGTGGGACGGCTTCAAGGCCGTCATCCGAGGAGCTCGGCCCAATTCGCCTGCGGTTCAAAACCTCCTTCCCCGAGAGGCCACCGGGTGTTCCTTTGGCGAGCTCACCCCAGGCCAGCCGTACACCGTCACTGTGACCACCATCAGCGGCAACCTGAGTAGCTCCGCTTCCGTCAACACGTGGACCA CTCCGTCTCAGGTGACCGGGCTGCAGGTTGGCAATTCGGGGAGTACCGAAAGCCTCTCGGCTCAGTGGGAGCAGGCTAGCGGAGACGTAGACCTGTACCTCGTCCTGCTTATCCACGAGGGCAGCGTCATCAAGAACCAGAGCGTGCCGGCGGATGCTTTCGGCCTGAGTTTCCGTGACCTCAGGCCCGGCGCCCTCTACAGGGTGGTGGTGACATCAGTCCGAGCGGGACGCCCATCCCGGCAGACGGTGGCCGAGGGACGCACCG TACCCGCCGCCGTTGGTGAGGTCGCCGTCAGCAACAACGGGCGCACGGACTTCCTTAGCGTGTCGTGGCGTCCTGCTTTGGGGGAGGTGGACAGTTACCTGGTGGCCCTGAGGGACCGAGACAAGACACTTCACACGCTGGTTGTCTCCAAATCCAGTCACCAGTGCGTTTTTAGCTCCCTTGTCTCCggacgcctctacaacatctcCGTCGCCACTTGCAGCGGAACCTTCCAGAACCACACCTCCGTCCTGGAGAGGACGC AGCCTTCGAAGGTCCAGAACCCGACGGCGATACACGGCGCCCGTGATGACTTCCTGAAGGTGTACTGGCGTCCCGCCTCCGGAGACTTTGACTTCTACCACGTTGCCATCAAGCACAACAACGCGGTGCTCCAGAACCAGACGGTGTCCGGGATGCGTAACGAGTGCGTCTTTCACGGCCTGGTCCCCGGACGACTCTACACGGTCGTGGTCGCCACCTGGAGCGGCAACTATGAGGCCAGCGCCTCCACCCACGGTCGCACCT TCCCGGCGGCGGTGCGTTCCTTGCACGTCGCCCGTCGGACCTCCCAGAAACTTTGGGTGGAATGGACGGCGGCCCCGGGCGATGTGGACCACTACGAGGTGCAGCTGCTGTTCAATGACATGAAGGTGTTCCCTCCGCTCACCCTGGGAGACGACAGGGGCGAGTGCCTGGTGTCCTCTCTCACGCCTGGACGACTCTACAAGGTCTTGGTGTCCACCTTCAGCGGACCCAATCAGAGGACCCAGTTCATCGAGGGCCGTACAG TTCCCAGCCAGGTGAAGAACATCCAAGTGAGCAACGgtggtgacagcagcagtttgacTGTGAGCTGGACCCCGGGCCAAGGCGACGTGGACCGATACGAGGTGGTTCTGTACAAACAGAACCACCGGTTGGACACGCGGCCCGTGCTCAGACGTCAGAATCAGGTTACGTTCGGCTCGCTTCAGCCGGGTCAGCTGTACGACGTGACGGTTCAGGCGTTCAGCGGCGACCTCTCCAGCAATCAAACGGCCAGCGGACGCACGG TCCCGTCGGCGGTAACGGCGCTGCGGGTGGAGAACCCGGTCGGTACCGGCAGCTTGCAAGTGACTTGGCGGGAAGCCGCGGGCGTGTCGGACGGCTACTTCCTGCAGCTTCTCGATAATAAACCGGGCGCCGTCCTCGCCAACGCCACGCTGACTGCCGCCGTCACGCAACACACGTTTGACGGTCTCAGCCCAGGAAGACAGTACAACGTCCTGGTCCGGACCACCAGCGGGGGAGTCCAAAGCCTCGGCGTCGCCGCCCAGGCTCGCACAA GTCCGGCAGCCGCCACCCAGCTGTCAATCCGAAGCAACACCAGCACCGGTCTGTCCTTCTGCTGGTCCCGGCCAGCGGGTGACTTGGACTCGTACGATGTTCTCCTGTACGGCGCGGACGAGGTTCTGCGAGAACGGCGCCGGCTCGGGCCATCCAGCCTGGACTGCTCGTTCCGAGGACTGACGCCCGGTTCGGCTTACAAGATGGTGGTCGTCACTCGCAGTGGAGACTTGAGCAACAGCTCCGTCATTTGGGCCGGCACAG TCCCGTCCGCCGTCACATCTCTCCGCGCCGAGGCCGGCGACGGTTGCGACCGCCTGCGAGCGTCGTGGCAGCGGTGCCAGGGCGGTGTGTCCGGGTACCGGCTTTCGCTGTCCGCCCCCGACGGCTCGCTACGGGCTCGGGAGCGGCTGGGGCCGGAGGTCACAGAGTTCATTTTCAGTGGCCTGACACCGGGTCGACTTTATCGCGTGGAAGTCCTGAGCCTCAGCGGAGATCTCGCCAACGCCGCCAGCGTGCACGCGAGGACAG CTCCCAAACCGCCGAGCTCATTCCTGTTTGGAGGAGTAACCAACACGTCTCTGGAGATCACCTGGACCGCCCCGGCGGACTCCGACTACGATGACTTCGACGTACGCTGGACGCCGCCCGACCGCGGCTCTGTCGTCAACCCGTACGAGAATCGCCGGTCCGGCAGTCGCATCGTGAGGGGGATGTTCCCCGGACGCCTCTACAACTTCACCTTACGCACCGTCAGCGGAGCCTCGCAGGCCGGGGACGGGGCCCCGCCCTCCTACAGCCTGCCCATCCGGCGCAGCATCCGCACCA AGCCGTCCCCCGTCGTCGGCCTCCATTGCCGCCCTCAGAGCTCCACCTCCATTTCCTGCTCCTGGGCGCCCCCGGAAGCCGACTTTGACTCCTACACCGTCGAGTGCCTGCACGAGGACTCGCAGAGTCTGGTCTACTCGCGCCGCTCGGGCCGGCGGGCGGACGGGCGCCCGGCCGCGTACGTCATCGACCTGCTGGAGCCTCACAAGCGCTACACCGTCTGCGTCAAAGTCATCTCGGACACCAGCGCCAGCGAGGCGGCGCGGGACAGCGTGGTCACCATGATCGACC GACCCCCGGTGCCGCCGGTCAGCACGCGGGTGGACGCCGTGTCGGCGTTGGCCACCGAGTCGTCCATCCTGTTCCACTTCAACTGCAGCTGGTTCAGCGACGTCAACGGCGCCGTCAAATTCTTCAGCGTCGTCGTCACAGAGTCCAAAG gtgaagACAGCGTTTTTCCCGAACAGCGCCACCCTCTGCCCTCGTACGCCGACTACATGTCCAACGCATCCATCAAGTCATACCAGACATCTTTGTTCGCCGGCGGCAGCCCCGCCGAAACCTGCGCTTATGACATCACTGTGGGGGCGGGGTCAGACACCCTGGGCGGGGCATGTGACCACCCGCGCGCACGCCACAAGCACCAGCAACACTTCTGTGACGGACCGCTTAAACCCACAACCGCTTACAG GCTGAGCGTGCGAGCGTTCACGCAAGTGTCCGACGGTGTTTCGCCGCCTCTCTACGCCGACACCTTCCTGTCGCTTCCCGTGCGCACCGCAACAG ACCCCGCCGGCGGCCTCGTGGGAGGAATCGGCGCCGGCGTCTTCGTGAtggttgccgtggcaacccTGGCGGCGCTCATCCTCTACAGACGAAACGCACGACCGAAAAC tgtcgAGGAGAGCATGTCAGTCAACATGTGTGTGAGGAGCGAGCGAGCTTTGCCGAGAGGTCACCTGGGGGTCAGAGG GAAGCGCCGTCACATAACAAG CCCCATCAACGTGGCCGACTTTGAACGTCACTACAACAAACTGCAGGCCGACGCCCACTTCCTACTTTCGGAGCAGTATGAG AGTTTGAAGGACGTGGGCCGCAACCAGACCAGCGACGCCGCTCTGCTGCCCGAGAACCGCGGCAAGAACCGATACAACAACATTCTACCCT ACGACTCGACCAGAGTCAAGTTATCGTACGTGGATGACGACCTCTCCTCCGACTACATCAACGCCAGTTACATACCT GGCAACAATTCCCGCCGCGAGTACATCGCCACCCAGGGTCCGCTGCCGGGAACCAAAGACGATTTCTGGAAAATGGCCTGGGAGCAAAACGCCCGCAACGTGGTCATGCTCACGCAGTGTGTGGAGAAAGGACGC GTGAAGTGCGACCGCTACTGGCCGGCGGAGCGAGAGCCCCTTTACTACGGCGACCTCATCGTCCACATGACCTCCGAGTCGGTGCTGCCCGAGTGGACCATCCGAGAATTCAACGTGTGCAGC GAGGACGACGTGCGGCACGTTCGCACGCTTCGCCACTTCCACTTCACCGTGTGGCCCGATCACGGCGTTCCTGACGGCACGCAGTCGCTGGTCCACTTTGTCAGAACCGTCAGAGACTTTGTCAACAGAAGTCCCGCCGGCGGTCCCACCATCGTGCACTGCAG CGCGGGCGTGGGCCGAACGGGCACTTTCGTGGCACTGGACCGGCTCCTGCAGCAGTTGGACACCTCGGACGCGCTGGACGTTTACGGCTGCGTTTGGCAACTGCGCATGCACCGCTCGCACATGCTGCAGACCGAG agGCAGTACGCGTTCGTGCATCAGTGCATCAGCGACGTGCTGCGAGCGAGGAGCTTGATCGTGTACGAAAACGTCAGCTTGAGCCAG ACGCTGAACGGGCGACCTTAA